One segment of Triticum aestivum cultivar Chinese Spring chromosome 2A, IWGSC CS RefSeq v2.1, whole genome shotgun sequence DNA contains the following:
- the LOC123188413 gene encoding glutamate receptor 3.4 isoform X1: MGCTAAHLAALLLCVSIIAGGAIAGRQNGTNGVSRPAEVRIGALFTFDSVIGRAVKPAIELAVADVNADPTLLPGTKLSLLMQDTNCSCFVGTIEALQLLAKDVIAVLGPQSSAIAHIISHAANKLQVPLISFAASDPTLSSLEYPYFVRATQSDYYQMSAVASIISQYQWREVIAIYVDDDYGRGGITALGDALAKNMAKIAYKAKLPPHAGRTAIQDVLMQVNEMESRVYVVHVNPDSGMTVFSAAKSLGMMNSGYVWIATDWLSAVIDSPAHVDSDATEHTQGVITLRQHVADSGIQQSLLPKLNNLTRKGTRSSFSSYTAHAYDSVWLVAHAVEQFLSAGNAVSFSANQNLQAIKGSSLQLDSLRILNNGDKLLEKVLQANFTGVSGQVQFTLDGNLIHPAYDILNIGGTGFRTIGHWSNFSGLSVAAPEDLHSVSLDSTTNDMQLHDVIWPGQTAEKPRGWVFPYHGKLLRIGVPLRTSYNEFVMQDDGPDGVKGFSVDVFKSAISLLPYPVGCSFVLFGDGLKNPSYSDLVQKVSENYFDAAIGDISIVTNRTRLVDFTQPYTESGLIIVAPAREIGSNAWAFLKPFTFQMWCVLGLLFLFVGTVVWILEHRTNTEFRGTPRQQIMTVCWFSFSTMFFAHRENTSSALGRFVLLVWLFVVLIINSSYTASLTSLLTVQELTSGIKGLDSLISSSSAIGYQVGSFARNYLVEELNIADSRLVPLNSPSDYARALELGSGNGGVAAIIDELPYVEIFLSKYCKFKTVGQVFTKGGWGFAFPRDSPLAEDLSTAILTLSENGDLQRIHDEWLSGKKGCESDDSELGSNSLNLSSFWGLFVVCGLACAIALLIFFWRILFQYSKYNNQVEVEAAIVNRPARLTSIKSLISFVDKREEEVKNALKKKPNGSQQARIGTTEEASTLPL, encoded by the exons ATGGGCTGCACTGCTGCTCACCTTGCTGCTCTGCTGCTCTGTGTCTCCATTATTGCCGGCGGTGCCATAGCTGGTAGACAGAATGGCACCAATGGCGTGTCGAGGCCGGCTGAGGTGCGCATCGGTGCGCTCTTCACATTTGATTCGGTCATCGGGAGGGCAGTGAAGCCGGCTATCGAGCTCGCTGTTGCGGATGTCAATGCTGATCCAACCCTACTCCCCGGGACAAAACTGAGTCTTCTTATGCAGGACACCAATTGCAGTTGCTTTGTTGGAACCATTGAAG CATTGCAGCTTCTGGCCAAGGATGTCATCGCTGTATTAGGTCCACAATCATCCGCAATTGCTCACATCATTTCTCATGCTGCTAACAAACTCCAAGTCCCACTTATCTCTTTCGCAGCCTCCGATCCTACCCTTTCTTCCCTTGAATACCCTTACTTTGTGAGGGCTACACAAAGTGATTACTACCAAATGTCTGCTGTGGCTAGTATCATCAGTCAGTATCAATGGAGAGAAGTCATCGCCATCTATGTTGATGATGACTATGGCAGAGGCGGCATCACGGCATTAGGTGATGCCCTTGCAAAAAATATGGCCAAGATAGCCTACAAAGCAAAACTGCCACCTCATGCTGGAAGGACTGCAATCCAGGATGTCTTGATGCAAGTGAATGAAATGGAGTCCCGTGTCTATGTTGTCCATGTGAACCCTGACTCTGGGATGACAGTTTTCTCCGCCGCAAAATCTTTAGGGATGATGAATAGCGGCTATGTATGGATAGCAACAGACTGGCTTTCTGCAGTGATAGATTCACCTGCGCATGTTGATTCTGATGCGACAGAACATACGCAGGGGGTTATTACTCTCCGGCAACATGTTGCTGACTCTGGCATTCAGCAGTCCTTGCTGCCCAAACTGAACAATCTGACTAGGAAAGGAACCCGTTCGAGCTTCAGTTCTTACACTGCACATGCTTATGACTCCGTATGGTTAGTTGCTCATGCAGTTGAGCAGTTTCTGAGTGCAGGGAATGCAGTATCCTTTTCTGCAAACCAAAATCTGCAAGCTATAAAAGGAAGTAGCCTTCAGTTAGATTCTCTCAGAATTCTCAACAATGGAGATAAATTACTGGAGAAAGTGTTGCAGGCAAATTTCACAGGGGTTTCAGGCCAAGTACAATTTACTTTGGACGGGAATTTGATCCATCCAGCTTATGACATCCTGAATATCGGTGGTACTGGTTTCAGAACCATTGGGCATTGGTCAAACTTTTCTGGTCTCTCAGTTGCTGCTCCAGAAGACTTGCATTCAGTATCACTGGACTCTACAACCAATGATATGCAGCTCCATGATGTTATCTGGCCTGGTCAGACTGCTGAGAAACCCCGTGGTTGGGTGTTTCCGTACCATGGGAAGCTTTTAAGGATCGGTGTTCCTCTGCGTACAAGCTACAATGAGTTCGTGATGCAAGACGATGGGCCTGATGGGGTAAAGGGGTTTTCAGTTGATGTTTTCAAATCTGCAATAAGCTTGTTGCCTTACCCTgtgggatgcagttttgttttatTTGGAGATGGTTTGAAAAATCCGAGCTACAGTGACCTTGTACAAAAGGTGTCCGAAAAT TACTTTGATGCTGCCATAGGGGACATCTCTATTGTGACAAATAGAACAAGACTTGTTGATTTTACTCAGCCATATACAGAATCAGGTCTCATTATTGTAGCTCCAGCAAGGGAGATTGGATCAAACGCTTGGGCTTTTCTGAAACCATTCACCTTTCAGATGTGGTGTGTTCTAGGTTTGCTCTTCCTCTTTGTGGGTACAGTTGTTTGGATCCTTGAACACCGCACTAATACTGAGTTCCGCGGAACCCCAAGGCAACAAATTATGACAGTATGCTG GTTTAGCTTTTCAACCATGTTTTTCGCACACA GAGAGAACACTTCTAGCGCACTTGGCAGATTTGTGCTCCTTGTGTGGCTCTTTGTTGTGCTCATTATTAACTCAAGCTACACGGCAAGCTTGACATCACTTCTCACTGTTCAGGAGTTAACATCGGGGATAAAAGGTCTTGATAGTTTGATCTCTAGTTCAAGCGCAATTGGTTATCAAGTTGGATCGTTTGCCAGAAATTATCTTGTGGAGGAGCTCAATATCGCGGATTCCCGTCTGGTGCCACTAAACAGCCCATCTGATTACGCAAGAGCACTAGAGCTAGGGTCTGGAAATGGTGGTGTTGCTGCAATAATCGATGAGCTGCCATACGTTGAGATCTTCTTGTCAAAGTACTGTAAATTCAAGACGGTCGGTCAGGTTTTCACAAAAGGTGGATGGGGATTT GCATTTCCAAGAGACTCTCCTCTTGCCGAGGACTTGTCGACAGCAATCCTTACACTATCAGAGAACGGCGACCTCCAAAGGATCCATGATGAATGGTTAAGTGGGAAGAAAGGATGTGAGTCAGATGATAGTGAGCTCGGTTCAAACTCCTTGAACCTGTCAAGCTTCTGGGGCCTGTTTGTGGTGTGTGGCCTTGCATGTGCCATTGCTCTCCTGATTTTCTTCTGGCGAATATTGTTTCAGTACAGCAAGTATAATAACCAGGTTGAGGTTGAAGCGGCGATCGTGAACCGGCCAGCGAGGCTAACCAGCATCAAATCGCTAATCTCTTTTGTTGACAAGAGGGAGGAGGAGGTGAAGAATGCTCTCAAGAAAAAGCCTAATGGCTCTCAGCAGGCAAGAATCGGCACTACAGAAGAAGCATCTACATTGCCGCTGTAA
- the LOC123188413 gene encoding glutamate receptor 3.5 isoform X2, producing MGCTAAHLAALLLCVSIIAGGAIAGRQNGTNGVSRPAEVRIGALFTFDSVIGRAVKPAIELAVADVNADPTLLPGTKLSLLMQDTNCSCFVGTIEALQLLAKDVIAVLGPQSSAIAHIISHAANKLQVPLISFAASDPTLSSLEYPYFVRATQSDYYQMSAVASIISQYQWREVIAIYVDDDYGRGGITALGDALAKNMAKIAYKAKLPPHAGRTAIQDVLMQVNEMESRVYVVHVNPDSGMTVFSAAKSLGMMNSGYVWIATDWLSAVIDSPAHVDSDATEHTQGVITLRQHVADSGIQQSLLPKLNNLTRKGTRSSFSSYTAHAYDSVWLVAHAVEQFLSAGNAVSFSANQNLQAIKGSSLQLDSLRILNNGDKLLEKVLQANFTGVSGQVQFTLDGNLIHPAYDILNIGGTGFRTIGHWSNFSGLSVAAPEDLHSVSLDSTTNDMQLHDVIWPGQTAEKPRGWVFPYHGKLLRIGVPLRTSYNEFVMQDDGPDGVKGFSVDVFKSAISLLPYPVGCSFVLFGDGLKNPSYSDLVQKVSENYFDAAIGDISIVTNRTRLVDFTQPYTESGLIIVAPAREIGSNAWAFLKPFTFQMWCVLGLLFLFVGTVVWILEHRTNTEFRGTPRQQIMTVCWFSFSTMFFAHRENTSSALGRFVLLVWLFVVLIINSSYTASLTSLLTVQELTSGIKGLDSLISSSSAIGYQVGSFARNYLVEELNIADSRLVPLNSPSDYARALELGSGNGGVAAIIDELPYVEIFLSKYCKFKTVGQVFTKGISKRLSSCRGLVDSNPYTIRERRPPKDP from the exons ATGGGCTGCACTGCTGCTCACCTTGCTGCTCTGCTGCTCTGTGTCTCCATTATTGCCGGCGGTGCCATAGCTGGTAGACAGAATGGCACCAATGGCGTGTCGAGGCCGGCTGAGGTGCGCATCGGTGCGCTCTTCACATTTGATTCGGTCATCGGGAGGGCAGTGAAGCCGGCTATCGAGCTCGCTGTTGCGGATGTCAATGCTGATCCAACCCTACTCCCCGGGACAAAACTGAGTCTTCTTATGCAGGACACCAATTGCAGTTGCTTTGTTGGAACCATTGAAG CATTGCAGCTTCTGGCCAAGGATGTCATCGCTGTATTAGGTCCACAATCATCCGCAATTGCTCACATCATTTCTCATGCTGCTAACAAACTCCAAGTCCCACTTATCTCTTTCGCAGCCTCCGATCCTACCCTTTCTTCCCTTGAATACCCTTACTTTGTGAGGGCTACACAAAGTGATTACTACCAAATGTCTGCTGTGGCTAGTATCATCAGTCAGTATCAATGGAGAGAAGTCATCGCCATCTATGTTGATGATGACTATGGCAGAGGCGGCATCACGGCATTAGGTGATGCCCTTGCAAAAAATATGGCCAAGATAGCCTACAAAGCAAAACTGCCACCTCATGCTGGAAGGACTGCAATCCAGGATGTCTTGATGCAAGTGAATGAAATGGAGTCCCGTGTCTATGTTGTCCATGTGAACCCTGACTCTGGGATGACAGTTTTCTCCGCCGCAAAATCTTTAGGGATGATGAATAGCGGCTATGTATGGATAGCAACAGACTGGCTTTCTGCAGTGATAGATTCACCTGCGCATGTTGATTCTGATGCGACAGAACATACGCAGGGGGTTATTACTCTCCGGCAACATGTTGCTGACTCTGGCATTCAGCAGTCCTTGCTGCCCAAACTGAACAATCTGACTAGGAAAGGAACCCGTTCGAGCTTCAGTTCTTACACTGCACATGCTTATGACTCCGTATGGTTAGTTGCTCATGCAGTTGAGCAGTTTCTGAGTGCAGGGAATGCAGTATCCTTTTCTGCAAACCAAAATCTGCAAGCTATAAAAGGAAGTAGCCTTCAGTTAGATTCTCTCAGAATTCTCAACAATGGAGATAAATTACTGGAGAAAGTGTTGCAGGCAAATTTCACAGGGGTTTCAGGCCAAGTACAATTTACTTTGGACGGGAATTTGATCCATCCAGCTTATGACATCCTGAATATCGGTGGTACTGGTTTCAGAACCATTGGGCATTGGTCAAACTTTTCTGGTCTCTCAGTTGCTGCTCCAGAAGACTTGCATTCAGTATCACTGGACTCTACAACCAATGATATGCAGCTCCATGATGTTATCTGGCCTGGTCAGACTGCTGAGAAACCCCGTGGTTGGGTGTTTCCGTACCATGGGAAGCTTTTAAGGATCGGTGTTCCTCTGCGTACAAGCTACAATGAGTTCGTGATGCAAGACGATGGGCCTGATGGGGTAAAGGGGTTTTCAGTTGATGTTTTCAAATCTGCAATAAGCTTGTTGCCTTACCCTgtgggatgcagttttgttttatTTGGAGATGGTTTGAAAAATCCGAGCTACAGTGACCTTGTACAAAAGGTGTCCGAAAAT TACTTTGATGCTGCCATAGGGGACATCTCTATTGTGACAAATAGAACAAGACTTGTTGATTTTACTCAGCCATATACAGAATCAGGTCTCATTATTGTAGCTCCAGCAAGGGAGATTGGATCAAACGCTTGGGCTTTTCTGAAACCATTCACCTTTCAGATGTGGTGTGTTCTAGGTTTGCTCTTCCTCTTTGTGGGTACAGTTGTTTGGATCCTTGAACACCGCACTAATACTGAGTTCCGCGGAACCCCAAGGCAACAAATTATGACAGTATGCTG GTTTAGCTTTTCAACCATGTTTTTCGCACACA GAGAGAACACTTCTAGCGCACTTGGCAGATTTGTGCTCCTTGTGTGGCTCTTTGTTGTGCTCATTATTAACTCAAGCTACACGGCAAGCTTGACATCACTTCTCACTGTTCAGGAGTTAACATCGGGGATAAAAGGTCTTGATAGTTTGATCTCTAGTTCAAGCGCAATTGGTTATCAAGTTGGATCGTTTGCCAGAAATTATCTTGTGGAGGAGCTCAATATCGCGGATTCCCGTCTGGTGCCACTAAACAGCCCATCTGATTACGCAAGAGCACTAGAGCTAGGGTCTGGAAATGGTGGTGTTGCTGCAATAATCGATGAGCTGCCATACGTTGAGATCTTCTTGTCAAAGTACTGTAAATTCAAGACGGTCGGTCAGGTTTTCACAAAAG GCATTTCCAAGAGACTCTCCTCTTGCCGAGGACTTGTCGACAGCAATCCTTACACTATCAGAGAACGGCGACCTCCAAAGGATCCATGA